A window from Primulina huaijiensis isolate GDHJ02 chromosome 11, ASM1229523v2, whole genome shotgun sequence encodes these proteins:
- the LOC140988608 gene encoding anaphase-promoting complex subunit 7-like isoform X5, giving the protein MDVPKEQLTTLLDHGLYSSAQMLGCFAVSSTSISPETSPHLKAESLVLYGDSLFREKEYSRAIQIYKQALQYHKITPKQNAAASLTIRSSLSAANRSSSTGPLNPSALNENEVKFKIATCHNSLNENRAALAEMEGIPSKSRNLEMNLMMAKLYRNSRHTRAAIGCFKECLRNCPYILDAIIALAELGVSAKDIISLFPQTPNRSGRPPFDYSDSSRWLLRYVEAQCCVASNDYKGGLELFSELLQRFPNNIHILLEMAKVKAVIGKNDEAILDFEKVRSIDPHLVTYMDEYAMLLKLKPDNFKLNKLVHDLLNIDPTRPEVFVALSVLWEKKDERGALSYVEKSLRIDERHVAGYIMKGNLFLSMNRPEAAVIAYRGAQELRPDLRSYQGLVRSYLALSKIKEALYVAREAMKAMPQSAKALKLVGDVHASSSSGREKGVDPDAPEEDEDNEADDTEVDPDDADIL; this is encoded by the exons ATGGATGTACCGAAAGAGCAATTAACCACTTTACTGGATCATGGCCTCTACTCTTCTGCTCAAATGCTG GGTTGTTTTGCTGTTTCGTCGACTTCCATAAGCCCTGAGACGAGTCCCCATCTCAAAGCAGAGAGTTTG GTGCTATATGGGGATTCACTCTTTCGAGAAAAAGAGTACAGCAGAGCTATT CAAATATACAAGCAAGCATTGCAATACCACAAAATAACACCTAAACAAAATGCAGCTGCATCCCTGACAATCAGAAGCTCACTGTCAGCAGCAAATAGGTCCTCTTCTACTGGTCCTCTTAATCCTTCGGCTTTAAATGAAAACGAG GTAAAATTCAAGATTGCTACTTGTCACAATTCACTAAATGAGAATAGAGCAGCTCTTGCTGAg ATGGAGGGAATTCCTAGCAAATCGAGGAATCTAGAGATGAACCTTATGATGGCTAAGCTTTACCGAAATTCTAGGCACACTCGAGCTGCAAttggatgttttaaggagtgtTTGAG GAATTGCCCTTACATACTTGATGCTATTATAGCTTTGGCTGAATTGGGTGTCTCTGCCAAGGATATCATTTCTTTGTTCCCTCAG ACTCCAAATAGAAGTGGAAGACCTCCCTTTGATTATTCTGATTCGAGCCGCTGGTTGTTG CGTTATGTTGAAGCTCAATGCTGTGTTGCTTCAAATGATTACAAAG GTGGTCTGGAACTATTCTCAGAACTTCTCCAGCGATTTCCTAATAACATTCACATTTTACTTGAAATGGCTAAG GTTAAAGCTGTCATTGGGAAAAATGATGAAGCCATTTTGGACTTCGAAAAG GTTCGGTCAATTGATCCACATTTGGTTACTTACATGGATGAGTATGCAATGCTTCTAAAGCTCAAGCCTGATAATTTCaagttaaataaattagttcatGATCTGTTGAACATCGATCCTACGAGGCCTGAAGTTTTTGTGGCCTTGTCTGTTCTTTGGGAAAAGAAAGATGAGAGGGGAGCTTTATCTTATGTGGAGAAG AGCCTTCGCATCGATGAGAGGCATGTCGCTGGCTATATAATGAAG GGAAATCTTTTCTTGTCAATGAATAGACCAGAAGCAGCAGTGATTGCATACAGGGGAGCTCAAGAACTGAGGCCTGATCTTCGATCCTATCAAG GGTTAGTGCGTTCTTATTTGGCTCTGTCAAAAATCAAGGAGGCCTTGTATGTAGCTCGAGAAGCAATGAAGGCAATGCCTCAATCAGCAAAGGCTCTAAAATTAGTTGGGGATGTTCATGCTAGTAGCAGCAGTGGCAGAGAAAAG GGGGTTGATCCGGATGCCCCTGAAGAAGACGAAGACAACGAGGCTGATGATACTGAGGTAGATCCAGACGACGCTGATATTTTATAG
- the LOC140988608 gene encoding anaphase-promoting complex subunit 7-like isoform X2 produces the protein MDVPKEQLTTLLDHGLYSSAQMLGCFAVSSTSISPETSPHLKAESLVLYGDSLFREKEYSRAIQIYKQALQYHKITPKQNAAASLTIRSSLSAANRSSSTGPLNPSALNENEVKFKIATCHNSLNENRAALAEMEGIPSKSRNLEMNLMMAKLYRNSRHTRAAIGCFKECLRNCPYILDAIIALAELGVSAKDIISLFPQTPNRSGRPPFDYSDSSRWLLYVEAQCCVASNDYKGGLELFSELLQRFPNNIHILLEMAKVKAVIGKNDEAILDFEKVRSIDPHLVTYMDEYAMLLKLKPDNFKLNKLVHDLLNIDPTRPEVFVALSVLWEKKDERGALSYVEKSLRIDERHVAGYIMKGNLFLSMNRPEAAVIAYRGAQELRPDLRSYQGLVRSYLALSKIKEALYVAREAMKAMPQSAKALKLVGDVHASSSSGREKAKKFYESALRLEPGFLGAALALAELHVQEGRNGDAVSLLQGFLKDWADDSLHAKLAQVFAATSMLQEALSHYQAALRINPLSDDARKGLERLEKQMKGVDPDAPEEDEDNEADDTEVDPDDADIL, from the exons ATGGATGTACCGAAAGAGCAATTAACCACTTTACTGGATCATGGCCTCTACTCTTCTGCTCAAATGCTG GGTTGTTTTGCTGTTTCGTCGACTTCCATAAGCCCTGAGACGAGTCCCCATCTCAAAGCAGAGAGTTTG GTGCTATATGGGGATTCACTCTTTCGAGAAAAAGAGTACAGCAGAGCTATT CAAATATACAAGCAAGCATTGCAATACCACAAAATAACACCTAAACAAAATGCAGCTGCATCCCTGACAATCAGAAGCTCACTGTCAGCAGCAAATAGGTCCTCTTCTACTGGTCCTCTTAATCCTTCGGCTTTAAATGAAAACGAG GTAAAATTCAAGATTGCTACTTGTCACAATTCACTAAATGAGAATAGAGCAGCTCTTGCTGAg ATGGAGGGAATTCCTAGCAAATCGAGGAATCTAGAGATGAACCTTATGATGGCTAAGCTTTACCGAAATTCTAGGCACACTCGAGCTGCAAttggatgttttaaggagtgtTTGAG GAATTGCCCTTACATACTTGATGCTATTATAGCTTTGGCTGAATTGGGTGTCTCTGCCAAGGATATCATTTCTTTGTTCCCTCAG ACTCCAAATAGAAGTGGAAGACCTCCCTTTGATTATTCTGATTCGAGCCGCTGGTTGTTG TATGTTGAAGCTCAATGCTGTGTTGCTTCAAATGATTACAAAG GTGGTCTGGAACTATTCTCAGAACTTCTCCAGCGATTTCCTAATAACATTCACATTTTACTTGAAATGGCTAAG GTTAAAGCTGTCATTGGGAAAAATGATGAAGCCATTTTGGACTTCGAAAAG GTTCGGTCAATTGATCCACATTTGGTTACTTACATGGATGAGTATGCAATGCTTCTAAAGCTCAAGCCTGATAATTTCaagttaaataaattagttcatGATCTGTTGAACATCGATCCTACGAGGCCTGAAGTTTTTGTGGCCTTGTCTGTTCTTTGGGAAAAGAAAGATGAGAGGGGAGCTTTATCTTATGTGGAGAAG AGCCTTCGCATCGATGAGAGGCATGTCGCTGGCTATATAATGAAG GGAAATCTTTTCTTGTCAATGAATAGACCAGAAGCAGCAGTGATTGCATACAGGGGAGCTCAAGAACTGAGGCCTGATCTTCGATCCTATCAAG GGTTAGTGCGTTCTTATTTGGCTCTGTCAAAAATCAAGGAGGCCTTGTATGTAGCTCGAGAAGCAATGAAGGCAATGCCTCAATCAGCAAAGGCTCTAAAATTAGTTGGGGATGTTCATGCTAGTAGCAGCAGTGGCAGAGAAAAG GCAAAGAAGTTTTATGAATCGGCTCTCAGACTGGAACCTGGTTTCCTTGGAGCTGCATTGGCATTGGCTGAGCTCCATGTACAGGAAGGCCGAAATGGAGATGCTGTCTCCCTCCTCCAGGGATTTTTAAAAGATTGGGCCGATGATTCTTTGCATGCTAAGCTTGCTCAAGTTTTTGCAGCTACAAGCATGCTGCAAGAGGCCCTTTCACATTATCAGGCAGCACTGAG GATAAACCCCCTAAGTGATGACGCAAGAAAGGGACTGGAGCGGTTGGAAAAACAAATGAAG GGGGTTGATCCGGATGCCCCTGAAGAAGACGAAGACAACGAGGCTGATGATACTGAGGTAGATCCAGACGACGCTGATATTTTATAG
- the LOC140988608 gene encoding anaphase-promoting complex subunit 7-like isoform X4: MDVPKEQLTTLLDHGLYSSAQMLGCFAVSSTSISPETSPHLKAESLVLYGDSLFREKEYSRAIQIYKQALQYHKITPKQNAAASLTIRSSLSAANRSSSTGPLNPSALNENEVKFKIATCHNSLNENRAALAEMEGIPSKSRNLEMNLMMAKLYRNSRHTRAAIGCFKECLRNCPYILDAIIALAELGVSAKDIISLFPQTPNRSGRPPFDYSDSSRWLLRYVEAQCCVASNDYKGGLELFSELLQRFPNNIHILLEMAKVKAVIGKNDEAILDFEKSLRIDERHVAGYIMKGNLFLSMNRPEAAVIAYRGAQELRPDLRSYQGLVRSYLALSKIKEALYVAREAMKAMPQSAKALKLVGDVHASSSSGREKAKKFYESALRLEPGFLGAALALAELHVQEGRNGDAVSLLQGFLKDWADDSLHAKLAQVFAATSMLQEALSHYQAALRINPLSDDARKGLERLEKQMKGVDPDAPEEDEDNEADDTEVDPDDADIL; encoded by the exons ATGGATGTACCGAAAGAGCAATTAACCACTTTACTGGATCATGGCCTCTACTCTTCTGCTCAAATGCTG GGTTGTTTTGCTGTTTCGTCGACTTCCATAAGCCCTGAGACGAGTCCCCATCTCAAAGCAGAGAGTTTG GTGCTATATGGGGATTCACTCTTTCGAGAAAAAGAGTACAGCAGAGCTATT CAAATATACAAGCAAGCATTGCAATACCACAAAATAACACCTAAACAAAATGCAGCTGCATCCCTGACAATCAGAAGCTCACTGTCAGCAGCAAATAGGTCCTCTTCTACTGGTCCTCTTAATCCTTCGGCTTTAAATGAAAACGAG GTAAAATTCAAGATTGCTACTTGTCACAATTCACTAAATGAGAATAGAGCAGCTCTTGCTGAg ATGGAGGGAATTCCTAGCAAATCGAGGAATCTAGAGATGAACCTTATGATGGCTAAGCTTTACCGAAATTCTAGGCACACTCGAGCTGCAAttggatgttttaaggagtgtTTGAG GAATTGCCCTTACATACTTGATGCTATTATAGCTTTGGCTGAATTGGGTGTCTCTGCCAAGGATATCATTTCTTTGTTCCCTCAG ACTCCAAATAGAAGTGGAAGACCTCCCTTTGATTATTCTGATTCGAGCCGCTGGTTGTTG CGTTATGTTGAAGCTCAATGCTGTGTTGCTTCAAATGATTACAAAG GTGGTCTGGAACTATTCTCAGAACTTCTCCAGCGATTTCCTAATAACATTCACATTTTACTTGAAATGGCTAAG GTTAAAGCTGTCATTGGGAAAAATGATGAAGCCATTTTGGACTTCGAAAAG AGCCTTCGCATCGATGAGAGGCATGTCGCTGGCTATATAATGAAG GGAAATCTTTTCTTGTCAATGAATAGACCAGAAGCAGCAGTGATTGCATACAGGGGAGCTCAAGAACTGAGGCCTGATCTTCGATCCTATCAAG GGTTAGTGCGTTCTTATTTGGCTCTGTCAAAAATCAAGGAGGCCTTGTATGTAGCTCGAGAAGCAATGAAGGCAATGCCTCAATCAGCAAAGGCTCTAAAATTAGTTGGGGATGTTCATGCTAGTAGCAGCAGTGGCAGAGAAAAG GCAAAGAAGTTTTATGAATCGGCTCTCAGACTGGAACCTGGTTTCCTTGGAGCTGCATTGGCATTGGCTGAGCTCCATGTACAGGAAGGCCGAAATGGAGATGCTGTCTCCCTCCTCCAGGGATTTTTAAAAGATTGGGCCGATGATTCTTTGCATGCTAAGCTTGCTCAAGTTTTTGCAGCTACAAGCATGCTGCAAGAGGCCCTTTCACATTATCAGGCAGCACTGAG GATAAACCCCCTAAGTGATGACGCAAGAAAGGGACTGGAGCGGTTGGAAAAACAAATGAAG GGGGTTGATCCGGATGCCCCTGAAGAAGACGAAGACAACGAGGCTGATGATACTGAGGTAGATCCAGACGACGCTGATATTTTATAG
- the LOC140988608 gene encoding anaphase-promoting complex subunit 7-like isoform X1, with the protein MDVPKEQLTTLLDHGLYSSAQMLGCFAVSSTSISPETSPHLKAESLVLYGDSLFREKEYSRAIQIYKQALQYHKITPKQNAAASLTIRSSLSAANRSSSTGPLNPSALNENEVKFKIATCHNSLNENRAALAEMEGIPSKSRNLEMNLMMAKLYRNSRHTRAAIGCFKECLRNCPYILDAIIALAELGVSAKDIISLFPQTPNRSGRPPFDYSDSSRWLLRYVEAQCCVASNDYKGGLELFSELLQRFPNNIHILLEMAKVKAVIGKNDEAILDFEKVRSIDPHLVTYMDEYAMLLKLKPDNFKLNKLVHDLLNIDPTRPEVFVALSVLWEKKDERGALSYVEKSLRIDERHVAGYIMKGNLFLSMNRPEAAVIAYRGAQELRPDLRSYQGLVRSYLALSKIKEALYVAREAMKAMPQSAKALKLVGDVHASSSSGREKAKKFYESALRLEPGFLGAALALAELHVQEGRNGDAVSLLQGFLKDWADDSLHAKLAQVFAATSMLQEALSHYQAALRINPLSDDARKGLERLEKQMKGVDPDAPEEDEDNEADDTEVDPDDADIL; encoded by the exons ATGGATGTACCGAAAGAGCAATTAACCACTTTACTGGATCATGGCCTCTACTCTTCTGCTCAAATGCTG GGTTGTTTTGCTGTTTCGTCGACTTCCATAAGCCCTGAGACGAGTCCCCATCTCAAAGCAGAGAGTTTG GTGCTATATGGGGATTCACTCTTTCGAGAAAAAGAGTACAGCAGAGCTATT CAAATATACAAGCAAGCATTGCAATACCACAAAATAACACCTAAACAAAATGCAGCTGCATCCCTGACAATCAGAAGCTCACTGTCAGCAGCAAATAGGTCCTCTTCTACTGGTCCTCTTAATCCTTCGGCTTTAAATGAAAACGAG GTAAAATTCAAGATTGCTACTTGTCACAATTCACTAAATGAGAATAGAGCAGCTCTTGCTGAg ATGGAGGGAATTCCTAGCAAATCGAGGAATCTAGAGATGAACCTTATGATGGCTAAGCTTTACCGAAATTCTAGGCACACTCGAGCTGCAAttggatgttttaaggagtgtTTGAG GAATTGCCCTTACATACTTGATGCTATTATAGCTTTGGCTGAATTGGGTGTCTCTGCCAAGGATATCATTTCTTTGTTCCCTCAG ACTCCAAATAGAAGTGGAAGACCTCCCTTTGATTATTCTGATTCGAGCCGCTGGTTGTTG CGTTATGTTGAAGCTCAATGCTGTGTTGCTTCAAATGATTACAAAG GTGGTCTGGAACTATTCTCAGAACTTCTCCAGCGATTTCCTAATAACATTCACATTTTACTTGAAATGGCTAAG GTTAAAGCTGTCATTGGGAAAAATGATGAAGCCATTTTGGACTTCGAAAAG GTTCGGTCAATTGATCCACATTTGGTTACTTACATGGATGAGTATGCAATGCTTCTAAAGCTCAAGCCTGATAATTTCaagttaaataaattagttcatGATCTGTTGAACATCGATCCTACGAGGCCTGAAGTTTTTGTGGCCTTGTCTGTTCTTTGGGAAAAGAAAGATGAGAGGGGAGCTTTATCTTATGTGGAGAAG AGCCTTCGCATCGATGAGAGGCATGTCGCTGGCTATATAATGAAG GGAAATCTTTTCTTGTCAATGAATAGACCAGAAGCAGCAGTGATTGCATACAGGGGAGCTCAAGAACTGAGGCCTGATCTTCGATCCTATCAAG GGTTAGTGCGTTCTTATTTGGCTCTGTCAAAAATCAAGGAGGCCTTGTATGTAGCTCGAGAAGCAATGAAGGCAATGCCTCAATCAGCAAAGGCTCTAAAATTAGTTGGGGATGTTCATGCTAGTAGCAGCAGTGGCAGAGAAAAG GCAAAGAAGTTTTATGAATCGGCTCTCAGACTGGAACCTGGTTTCCTTGGAGCTGCATTGGCATTGGCTGAGCTCCATGTACAGGAAGGCCGAAATGGAGATGCTGTCTCCCTCCTCCAGGGATTTTTAAAAGATTGGGCCGATGATTCTTTGCATGCTAAGCTTGCTCAAGTTTTTGCAGCTACAAGCATGCTGCAAGAGGCCCTTTCACATTATCAGGCAGCACTGAG GATAAACCCCCTAAGTGATGACGCAAGAAAGGGACTGGAGCGGTTGGAAAAACAAATGAAG GGGGTTGATCCGGATGCCCCTGAAGAAGACGAAGACAACGAGGCTGATGATACTGAGGTAGATCCAGACGACGCTGATATTTTATAG
- the LOC140988608 gene encoding anaphase-promoting complex subunit 7-like isoform X3 → MLHFFDLAQIYKQALQYHKITPKQNAAASLTIRSSLSAANRSSSTGPLNPSALNENEVKFKIATCHNSLNENRAALAEMEGIPSKSRNLEMNLMMAKLYRNSRHTRAAIGCFKECLRNCPYILDAIIALAELGVSAKDIISLFPQTPNRSGRPPFDYSDSSRWLLRYVEAQCCVASNDYKGGLELFSELLQRFPNNIHILLEMAKVKAVIGKNDEAILDFEKVRSIDPHLVTYMDEYAMLLKLKPDNFKLNKLVHDLLNIDPTRPEVFVALSVLWEKKDERGALSYVEKSLRIDERHVAGYIMKGNLFLSMNRPEAAVIAYRGAQELRPDLRSYQGLVRSYLALSKIKEALYVAREAMKAMPQSAKALKLVGDVHASSSSGREKAKKFYESALRLEPGFLGAALALAELHVQEGRNGDAVSLLQGFLKDWADDSLHAKLAQVFAATSMLQEALSHYQAALRINPLSDDARKGLERLEKQMKGVDPDAPEEDEDNEADDTEVDPDDADIL, encoded by the exons ATGCTACATTTTTTTGATTTAGCT CAAATATACAAGCAAGCATTGCAATACCACAAAATAACACCTAAACAAAATGCAGCTGCATCCCTGACAATCAGAAGCTCACTGTCAGCAGCAAATAGGTCCTCTTCTACTGGTCCTCTTAATCCTTCGGCTTTAAATGAAAACGAG GTAAAATTCAAGATTGCTACTTGTCACAATTCACTAAATGAGAATAGAGCAGCTCTTGCTGAg ATGGAGGGAATTCCTAGCAAATCGAGGAATCTAGAGATGAACCTTATGATGGCTAAGCTTTACCGAAATTCTAGGCACACTCGAGCTGCAAttggatgttttaaggagtgtTTGAG GAATTGCCCTTACATACTTGATGCTATTATAGCTTTGGCTGAATTGGGTGTCTCTGCCAAGGATATCATTTCTTTGTTCCCTCAG ACTCCAAATAGAAGTGGAAGACCTCCCTTTGATTATTCTGATTCGAGCCGCTGGTTGTTG CGTTATGTTGAAGCTCAATGCTGTGTTGCTTCAAATGATTACAAAG GTGGTCTGGAACTATTCTCAGAACTTCTCCAGCGATTTCCTAATAACATTCACATTTTACTTGAAATGGCTAAG GTTAAAGCTGTCATTGGGAAAAATGATGAAGCCATTTTGGACTTCGAAAAG GTTCGGTCAATTGATCCACATTTGGTTACTTACATGGATGAGTATGCAATGCTTCTAAAGCTCAAGCCTGATAATTTCaagttaaataaattagttcatGATCTGTTGAACATCGATCCTACGAGGCCTGAAGTTTTTGTGGCCTTGTCTGTTCTTTGGGAAAAGAAAGATGAGAGGGGAGCTTTATCTTATGTGGAGAAG AGCCTTCGCATCGATGAGAGGCATGTCGCTGGCTATATAATGAAG GGAAATCTTTTCTTGTCAATGAATAGACCAGAAGCAGCAGTGATTGCATACAGGGGAGCTCAAGAACTGAGGCCTGATCTTCGATCCTATCAAG GGTTAGTGCGTTCTTATTTGGCTCTGTCAAAAATCAAGGAGGCCTTGTATGTAGCTCGAGAAGCAATGAAGGCAATGCCTCAATCAGCAAAGGCTCTAAAATTAGTTGGGGATGTTCATGCTAGTAGCAGCAGTGGCAGAGAAAAG GCAAAGAAGTTTTATGAATCGGCTCTCAGACTGGAACCTGGTTTCCTTGGAGCTGCATTGGCATTGGCTGAGCTCCATGTACAGGAAGGCCGAAATGGAGATGCTGTCTCCCTCCTCCAGGGATTTTTAAAAGATTGGGCCGATGATTCTTTGCATGCTAAGCTTGCTCAAGTTTTTGCAGCTACAAGCATGCTGCAAGAGGCCCTTTCACATTATCAGGCAGCACTGAG GATAAACCCCCTAAGTGATGACGCAAGAAAGGGACTGGAGCGGTTGGAAAAACAAATGAAG GGGGTTGATCCGGATGCCCCTGAAGAAGACGAAGACAACGAGGCTGATGATACTGAGGTAGATCCAGACGACGCTGATATTTTATAG